Within the Bradyrhizobium cosmicum genome, the region CTGGCGCTGCAGCGCCTGCTTCTCGACCTCCGCCTTGGCCTTGTCGGCCTCCTGCGCCTCACGCATCGCAACGGATTCGAGCATGTTGCGGCGGAACATCTCGACTGCCTTGGCCATGGTGCCGAGCTCGTCCGGGCGCTCGCTACCAGGAATGGTGACGCTGGTGTCACCGCTGGACAGCCGGTTCATGACGGCGGTGATCGCGGTGAGCGGGCGCGACAGCCCGCGTCCGAGCAGCAGCGCCAGCACGATCGCCGCGGCCAGGATCGCGACCGTGCCGAGGATCAAATTGCGCTCGGCGGTGGCGAACGCGGCCTCGTATTCGGTCGTGTCCTTGATGATCTCGAGCACGCCGACCGGCGCCCCTGCATAGTTCTTGATCGGGCCGGCATAGACCTCCACCGGATGGCCGTCGAGTTCGGCTTCGTGCCGGACCGATGTGCCGTCGACCGCGCCCTTCAACTGGTCGAGCGGGGTGACCACCGTGCTGCCGAAGGTCGAGGACAGCTTGTTAAGGGTCTTGCCGTCGAGCGAGTAGACGGCAAGGTCGATGCCGAAGCGCTTCTTGGCGCGCTCGACGAATTCCTTGCCGAAGGCCGCGCCGACGTCCACGTTCGCAACGCTCTTGCCGTCGCGCATGATCGGCGTCATGCCGAAGATGCCGAGCGCCTCGCGACCCGGTTCGACGCCCACGATTGACCGGCCTGTCTTGATCGCCTCGACGACGGTCTCCCGGCGTGTGGAGACGTCGTCGCCGAAGGTCTTCGGGGCATGGACGCGGTAAAACGCGATTGCGGGCGGAAGCTGGAAGGTGATCAGCGGAATGCCCTGCGCCTTCAGCGACTTGTTGGCGTCGCCGAGCAGCGCGGCGAGGCCGTCACGGTCGCCCTTGGCGATGGCGTCGCCGACCGGCGGCAGTGAGGCAATCACGGACGAGACGGCGAGCGCCGCGCGCCCCTCATAGTCGATCGCCGCGATCACGCTTTCATATTGCAGCTTGAGCTGCTGATCGAGCGCCATGCGTGTCAGCGCCCGCTGCTGGGTGATCGAGAAGCCGGAGAGGATGGCGCAGGCCACCGCGACCGTGAGCGCGATGGCGAGAATCAGGCGAGCGGCAATCGACTTGAGCTTGATCATTGAGAATTCCCAGGCATTTCCAGAATCTTGCTTTTGTCGAAAGCTGTCAGAAATTGCTTAACAACAAGGGCGGCAGGCCTCGGTGTTTCAATGGGGGCGTCCCATCCTTTTGCATGACTCGATGCAGTGGGTGCATGGAGAGCGCGCTCATTCGCCGCAAGCGGGGACGGTGCGCCGGAGCTTCGCCTGCCGGCGACTATCGGTTTTCGGCAAGAGATCGCCTTGCCGACATCCTCGTCATGCCCCCGGATTGATGCAGGTCAACACCCCCGGATCCATCCGGACTATCTAAAGTCCGTAATCACATTCGAAGTTTGCATTGATGCTCTCGCTCCCTCGCGTGAAGTGCCCGCGGCGCCGATCGCGGATGCTGGGCCCAGTCCTGCTTGCACTCGCCAGCCTGCCTTGCGCTGCGATCGCCGATGACGAGGTGAAGCTCACCGCGACGCAGGCTCAGAACCTCGGGGTCCGCGTGACCCATCCGATCTCGAGCCGGACCGATCAGACGCTGCCCTATCCGGCGCAGATCGTAATTCCCACCCCGCAATTATGGGTGGTGAGCGCGCCGGTCGCCGGCATGGTCACCAATCTGGCGGTCGCGCGCGGCGATCGGGTCATCGCTGGACAGAAGCTGGTAACCCTGCAGAGCCCGAGCTTCGTCTCGCTGCAGCGCGACTATCTGCAAGCCGTGGCGCAGGAGGTTCTCGCCAACAACCAGTTGAGGCGGAATGCCGATCTGTTCGAGGGCAAGGCGGTGCCTCAGCGCGTTCTGGAGGCCAGCCAGACCGAGGCTCGCCAGGCCGGCATCGTGCTGGCCGAGCGGCGGCAAATGCTCCATCTGAGCGGCATGTCGGACGAGGCGGTCTCACGCCTGATCAACGACGCCGCGATCAGCGCCACGCTGACCGTCCACGCGCCGCAGGCGGCTTCCGTCGTCGACATCGCGGTCTCCCCGGGGCAGCGGCTGGAGCAGGCAGCGCCGCTGGTGAAGCTGGCGCGGCTTTCACCGGTGTGGGCCGAGATTGCAATTCCCGCGTCGAGCATCCGGGCCGTTCAAGCCGGCGCTAAGGTCGAGATCGAAGGCTATGATGCGCCGGGCCGTGTCATCCTGGTGTCCGAGACGACCGACGCGGCAAGCCAGACCATCCTCGTTCGCGCGGAGATGCCGAACGAGGGCGGTGGGCTGCGCCCCGGCCAGACCGCAACGGCGCGCATCAGCTTTCTCTCCGCGGGCGAAAGCGCCTGGGAGATTCCCTATAGCGGCCTCGTTCGCCGCGGCGAGCAGACCTCGGTTTTTGTGGCCATCGCAGGCGGCTTCCGTCTCGTTCCCGTCACGTTGCTGGCCGAGGACCAGGATCACGTTGTGGTCGCCGGCCCGATCAGCGACAAGGACGAGATCGCAATCGGCGGCATCTCGGCATTGCGGGGCATTCTCTCGCGGCTCGGAGCTGGCCAGTAATGCTGCAGCGTCTGGTCGCATTTGCGCTGTCGCAGCGGCTGTTCGTTGCACTCGGCGTGCTGCTGCTGGTCGGAGCCGCTGCGGTCTTTCTCCCGGGCCTTCCGATCGACGCCTTTCCGGACGTGTCTCCGGTGCAGGTGAAGATCATCATGAAGGCACCGGGCCTGACCCCGGAAGAGGTCGAGCAGCGCATTACCGTTCCGATCGAGCTCGAGCTGCTCGGGCTTCCCGACAAGAAGATTCTCCGCTCCACCACCAAATACGCGCTGGCCGACATCACCGTCGATTTCGAGGACGGCACCGACATCTACTGGGCCCGCAACCAGGTCTCCGAGCGGCTGTCCAACATCGCGCGCGATTTTCCGGAGGGCGTCAGCGGCGGACTGGCGCCGATCACCAGCCCGCTCGGCGAGATGTTCATGTTCACCATCGACAGCGCCGAATTGTCGCTGGCCGAGCGGCGAACCCTGCTCGATTGGGTGATCCGCCCCGCGCTGCGCACCGTCCCAGGCGTTGCCGACGTCAATTCGCTGGGCGGCCATGTGCGGGCGTTCGAGATCGTTCCCCTGGCCGACGCGCTCGCCGCCCGCGGGATTTCCTCCGAGCTGTTCCGGCGGGCCATCGAGGCCAACAGCCGAAACGACGGGGCCGGGCGCGTGAACCAGGGCGAGGACAGCTCGCTCGTGCGCATCGAGGGCAGCATTCGCACCATCGACGACATCAGGGCCATCGTCATCGACACCCGCGAGGGGGTTCCGATCCGGGTCAACGACGTGGCGCGCGTCAGGGTCGGCGCGCTGACGCGCTACGGGGCCGTCTCCTCCGATGGCCATGGCGAAACGGTGGAAGGCCTCGTGCTCGGCCTGCGCGGCGCCAATGCCGGCCAGCTCGTGCGTGACGTCCGCGCGCGCCTCGAGGAACTGCAACCGTCGCTGCCGAAGGGCGTCTCCATCAACGTGTTCTACGACCGCAGCCGGCTGGTCGGGCGTGCGGTCGGAACGGTGGTGCGGGCTCTCGGCGAAGCCACCGTGCTCGTCGTGGTGCTCCTGCTGCTGTTTCTCGGCAATTGGCGCGCCTCGCTGGTGATCGCGCTCAGCCTGCCGCTGGCCATCGTCATTGCGCTTCTTGCCATGCGCGCGGTCGGCATGTCCGCCAATCTGATGAGCCTCGGCGGCCTCGCCATCGCGATCGGCATGCTGATCGACGCGCTGGTCGTCGTGGTCGAGAACATCGTCGGCAATCTCGGCAAGCACGAGCCCGGAAAGGGCCCGCCGTTGATCCATATAATATTCCGGTCGGTGTGCGAGGTGCTGCAGCCGGTCGCCTCCGGCGTCCTGATCATCATCATCGTGTTCGTGCCCCTGCTGACGCTGCAGGGGCTGGAGGGCAAACTCTTCATTCCGGTCGCGCTCGCCATCATCTTCGCGCTGGCCGGCTCGCTGCTGCTGGCTCTCACCGTGGTTCCGGTCGCGACCTCCTTTCTGCTCAAATCCGCGAGCCATGGCGATCCGCTGCTGATCCGCCTCGCGCAGCGTGTCTATGCGCCGGCGCTGGACTGGGCCCTGGAGAACGAACGCAAGGTCGTCTTCGTCGCGCTGCTGGGGCTCGTCGCGGCAGGCTACGCCTACACGCAGCTCGGCAAGACCTTCATGCCGACCATGGATGAAGGCGACGTCATCGTCAGCGTGGAGACGCTGCCGTCCGTCAATCTCGATGAATCCATGGCCATCAATGCCAGGCTGCAGGCGGCCCTCATGAAGGTGCCTGACGTGGCCGGGATCGTCGCCCGGACCGGCTCGGACGAGCTCGGCCTCGATCCCATGGGGCCGAACCAGACCGATACGTTTCTGGTGCTGAAACCCGTGGATGAGAGGAAAACCCGGGACCGGACGGAATTGCTTCAGGTCCTGCGCGACGTGCTGGCGGATTTCCCGGGCCTGTCGCTCAGCTTCACCCAGCCGATCGACATGCGCGTGCAGGAGATGATCAGCGGCGTGCGCGGCGACGTCGCGGTCAAGATCTTCGGGACCGACATCGGCCAGCTCAACAACATCGCGACGAAACTCTCCGCGATCCTGTCGAGCATCGATGGCGCTGAAGACGTCTACACGACCATCAACGAGGGCGCCCAATACTACACGGTCGCGGTCAACCGGATGGAAGCCGGGCGCCTCGGCCTGACCGTGGATGCCATTTCCAACGCGCTGCGCACCCAGATCGAGGGACGAATCATCGGGACGGCGCTGGAGGACGGCCGCCGCACCCCGATCCTGGTCCGGGGCAGCGAGACGACGCGGGAGGCGCCGACCCTGCTCGCGAGCCTGCCGCTGACGTTGTCGTCCGGCCAGCACGTCGCGTTGTCGCAGGTCGCCCGCATCCAGCGGGTCGATGGCCCCGTCAAGATCGACCGCGAGAACGGCAACCGGATGAGCGTCGTCCGCGCCAACGTCCGCGGCCGCGACATGGTCGGGTTCGTGCAAGCGGCCCAGCAGAAGGTCACGACCGAGCTCCCGCTGCCGAAGGGCTATCGGCTCACCTGGGGCGGACAGTTCGAGAACCAGCAGCGCGCGGCCGCGCGGCTGTCGATCGTGGTACCGGTCGCGATCGGCCTCATCTTCGTGCTGCTGTTCACCACCTTCGGCTCCGTGCGCCATGCCCTGCTGGTGCTCGTGAACATCCCCTTTGCGCTGATCGGCGGCGTCTTTGCGCTGGTGTCGACCGGTGAATATCTGTCGGTGCCGGCGTCCGTCGGCTTCATCGCGCTGCTCGGCATCGCGGTCCTGAACGGCGTCGTGCTGGTCTCGTATTTCAATCAGTTGCGCGCGCACGGTCTGGCCGAGGAGCGCATCGTCATCGACGGCGCCAGGCGGCGGCTGCGGCCGGTGCTGATGACCGCGAGCATCACTGCGCTCGGATTGATCCCGCTGCTGTTTGCGACGGGGCCGGGATCGGAGATCCAGCGCCCCCTCGCCATCGTGGTGATCGGGGGCCTGTTGTCCTCGACGCTGCTGACCCTGATCCTGCTGCCGATCCTGTATCGCCGGTTCGGCGGCACTGCCAAGGCGGCCAGATGACCAGCGAAGCGGTCTGCCTCACCCTGATCGCCGCGCGCCAGCTTCGCGACGAGCTGTTCGACTATCTCAGCGAGCAGACTGATCTGGTGCCGGGTTTTACGGCCTCCGATGCCGCGGGACATGGCGCCAACGTGCGGCTGCAGAGCCCGGAGGAACGCGTCAAGGGACATGCCGACCAGGTGCTGGTCCGGATCGTCCTGCCAAACGCTGCTGCCGAGCGCCTGCTGGAGCGGCTCAAGGTGTCGTTTGCCGGGACCAACCTCGTCTATTGGGTGATGCCGGTGGCGGACTTCGGCATCATCGAGTGATGGCTGGCGGTGCTGCGCGCGCCGGAGCGGTCGGTACGGCCGGGATGTCCTCACTCCAGGAGTGAGCGCACCGACGTGCCTCTCACTCGGGCAAGCCCGCCAGCCGCAAGCCGTTCGCGAGGCTGGCGCGATGCTCCGGACGCCGGATCGGTATCCAGCCATCGAGCCTGGAGATGCGAAACGCAGGATCGAGCTTGCGCAGATGATCCGCAGCATCCCGCGCCTGCTCCGCTTGTCCGGCGAGCCCGTGACAGGCGGCGATGATCACCGCGACGAACACGAAGCTTGGCAACTGCCGGAGAGATTGTTCACCCCAGGACAAGGCCAGCTCGAAACGTCCGGCAAACAGATGCGACATCGCCATGCCGGCCTGCATCCGGAACATCTCGGGATCCAGCGGGCTGAACCGCATGGCACGGGTCAGGAACTCGATTGCAGCTTCGGGATCGCCGCGCTCGGCCCGCAGGAAGCCTCCTAGGAACCAGGCCGCCGCCAGGTTCGGGTTGAGCAACAGCGCCTTGTCGAGCAGTGCGAGGGCGCCGTCCACGTCGCCGGCGAGATGGGCGAGCGTGTGTCCGGCCCGTGTCAGCGCGACGGCGTCGTCCTTGCCCAACTCCATCGCCAGACGCGCCAGCCGGATACCCTCGGCGGACTCCCGCGGCTGATCGGTCATCCATCCGTTGATCTTGCGCCAGCAATGGCACCAGGCCGCCATGGCATGGGCCGAGGCGAACTCGGGATCGAGTGCGATGGCCTTGTGAAACAGCGGCAACGCGTCGTCGATCGCTTCTCGCGTGCCGCGGTGCAAATGCGGCATGGCGCGCAGATAGTGATCGTAGGCGCTGAGATTGCCGGTCGGTTTCCGCCGGGCGCGCTCGATCTCGGCGCGCTCGAGCTGGGAGGCGATCGCGCCGACGATGCTGATTGCGATCTGGTCCTGCAGCTCGAAGATGTCATCGAGCGTTCCTTCAAATCTTTCAGCCCATAGGTGGATGCCTGTCGCGGCGTCCACGAGCTGTCCCGTGATGCGCACCCGGCCTGCGGCGTGACGCACGCTGCCTTCGACGACATAGCGCACGCCGAGCTCGCGGCCGACCTGCTTCTCGTTCACGGTCCGGCCCTTGTAGGTGAAGCTCGAATTACGGGCGATCACGAACAGCCAGCGGATGCGCGACAGCGCGGTGATGATGTCTTCCACCACGCCGTCGGCAAAATAATCCTGCCCGGCGTCGCCGCTGAGGTTTCGAAACGGAAGCACCGCAATCGACGGAGAATCCGGCAGCGACAGGATCGGTGCGGGGGCTTCGATCGCGATGGCCGACGGTGCAGCCGCCGCGCGCGCGAGCGGCGCGTCCTCCCGGACGTCGCCGACGAAGCGCATCCCCTTGCGCGACACCGTCCGGATCAGGCGCTGCTCCTTGCCGGTATCACCGAGCGCCTTTCGGACCGCGTTGACGTGGCTCGTCAGCGTCGATTCGGAGACGATCCGGCCGTCCCAGACGGCCGCCAGCAGATCGTCGCGGCTCACCACCTGGTCCCTGTTGCGAACCAGAAAGAGCAGCAGGTCGAACACCTTTGGCCCGATCGCGACGAGCTCGGTGCCGCAGGTCAACTCGCGCCGTTCGGCGTCCAGGCAATAGTTCTCAAACAAGAAACGCAAATCCACGCTCCGCTTGGACGGGAAGCCAAGGAAAATTGAAGGCTAATTCAGGCCGGGTGCAAGGCTTTCCCGTCCGCATGCGCGCATCCTCGCGTCAGTCACAAGGCCATCGTTGGCCGGAAAAATCGAGGAAAATCATCATGAAGATCGTCATCATCGGCGGGACCGGCCTGATCGGAGCCAAGCTTGCGGCCGTGCTTTGTGAAAAAGGCCACGATGTCGTTCAGGCCTCGCCCCGCTCGGGCGTCGACGCCGTCACGGGCGAGGGTCTCGATCGGGCCCTTTCGGGCGCAGACATCGTCGTGGATGTCGCGAACTCACCGTCCTTCGAGGACCGCGCCGTTCTGGCGTTCTTCGAAACGTCGACGCGCAATCTCCTTGCGGCCGAGGCCGTCGCCAAAGTGCGGCATCACGTCGCGTTGTCCATCGTCGGGACCGATCGCCTTCCGGAATGCGGCTACTTCCGCGCCAAGCTCGCACAGGAGAATCTGATCCGCAGTTCGACGATTCCCTTCAGCATCCTGCGCGCCACCCAGTTCTTCGAATTCATCGGCGGCATCGTCGATTCCTCATCCGACGGCCAGACCGCTCGGCTGTCACCCGCGCTGTTTCAACCGGTGGCCTCGGACGATGTCGCAGCCGCGCTGGCCGATGTGACGCTCGCCGATCCCATTAACGGCATGATCGAGCTCGCCGGCCCGGAGCAACTGAGCCTCGACGAATTCGGCCGCAAATACCTGGCCGCGACCAGGGACCCGCGCAAGGTCGTTGCCGATATCCACGCCCGCTATTTCGGAGCGGAGCTGGACGACCGGTCGCTCACGCCCGGCAGCAACCCGCGGATTGGCGCCATCCGCTTCGAGGATTGGCTGGGCACGCGTCGCAAGTAGCGCGCGGCCTTCATCACGCCCGTCTGCCGCCGAGCTTGCGAGCCCATTTCCATGACCAAGCCTGTCTCGCACGATCGCTCGCGGGAGGAGCCGGCGGCCACGTCCGAGCCGCGCCAGGCGTCTCCAGCCGCGGCCGATCGGCCCCTCGCCGATGCGGAAATGGCCCGCGTGCTCGGGACCGAGCCGTTCCGCATGGCCCTGGACTCCTCCGGCGGCGGGATCGCGCACTGGAGACACGACCCGCTGCACGACGTCGTCGCGCCCATGACCCATCATGTGATCATGGCCTACAACGGCGCGGTGCAGCGCATGGAGCGGCGTTCGGGACGGTTTGTCTCGGCCGGCACGTTTCGTCCCGGGGTCGTGATCATCATTCCGGAGGGCGCGAGCTCCAGATGGGATATTCCAAAACCGGTCGATGTCGTTCAGCTCTATCTTCCGCACAAGACGCTTATGCGCGTGGCCGATGAAGCCGACACGGCCCGGCCGATCGATCTGCTGGAGCGCACGGCGCATCCCGATCCCATCACGTCCCGGCTGCTGCTGAGCGCCGCGGATGTGCTGGAAGGCAATGAAACTCTCGACTCGCTTTTCCGGCAGCAACTGACGGACCTTCTGGCGACGCGTCTGCTGGCCGCGCATGCCGGCGCGCCGAGCACGGTCCGGCCGGTTGTGGGCGGGCTGGCACCGAAGGTGCTGATGCGCGCTATCGAGCGCCTCCGCTCGGAGAGCGATGCGGATGTTTCGCTTGCGACGCTCGCTGCGGACGCTGGCCTCTCGCGCTTCCACTTCTGCCGGGCCTTCAAGGAGAGCACCGGGCTCTCGCCCCATGCCTGGCTGCGCCAGCACCGGCTCGAGCAGGCGATGCAGATGCTGCGCGAGACCGACGCGTCGGTCGTCACGGTCGCCGCCGCGCTTGGCTACGCCTCCCAGACCGCGTTCGCCGCTGCATTCAAGCGGCTGACAGGCGAGACTCCGACCGGTTGGCGCCGGCGTGGGCGCTAGAGCGTTTCGTGCGAATTTGAAAATTGGTTCGCCAGAAGAGCAATCGCTCTGCAATCGCAGCAACGGCGCTGGGGCAGCGGCACATCCGGTTGGCTAGATCAGCAGCATGCCTACGCCAATCACACGGAGAAGAAGAATGGCCTGGAACGTCCCGCTCAATCAGCTTGCGAACACCTCGCGCCGGAAGGTCCTCGCGACCTCGGTCATGTCTGCGATTTCACTCTCCGTCCGCTCCTCGACGGCGACCGGCGAGGAATCCAGCCGCTCGACATCCGCCGCTCAATGGATCGATCCGACGACGTCGGTGACGACGAAGGACGGCGTACGGATCTTCTACAAGGACTGGGGACCGAAATCCGCCCAGCCGATCGTCTTTCACCACGGCTGGCCGCTTTGCGCCGACGACTGGGACACCCAGATGCTGTACTTCGCCGGCAAGGGATATCGCGTGATCGCGCACGATCGCCGGGGTCACGGGCGTTCGAGCCAGGTCGGCGACGGCCACGACATGGATCACTATGCGGCCGATGTCGCGGCGGTCGTCGACCACCTCGACCTCCGCAACGCCATCCATGTCGGACATTCCACCGGTGGCGGCGAAGCCGTACGCTACGTCGCGCGGTACGGCCGTGATCGCGTGGCCAGGCTGGTGCTGATCAGCGCGGTGCCGCCACTGATGCTGAAGACGGAAGACAATCCCGGCGGCGTGCCGATCGAGGTTCTCGACGATCTGCGTCGGCAACTCGCCACCAACAGGCCGCGATTCTATTTGGATTTCGCGAGTGGTCCCTTCTATGGCTACAACCGCCCGGGCGCCGCGGCATCGCAGGCAGTGATCTGGAACAGGTGGCGCCAGGGCATGATGGGCGGCGCCAAGGCGCACTACGACGGCATCAAGGCTTTCTCGGAGACCGATTTCACAGAGGATCTGAAGAGCGTCGCGGTGCCGACCCTCGTCCTGCATGGCGACGATGATCAGATCGTGCCGATTGCCGATTCCGCGCCGCTGTCGGCGAAGCTGCTCAGGAACAGCAAGCTCAAGATTTACCAAGGATTGCCGCACGGCATGTGCACGACCCATGCCGGCGTCGTCAACGCCGAGCTGTCGGCGTTCTTCGCGGCGTGATCGTTCCGCATCGATCCGTTCAAATCACAGGAGATATCACATGCGACTGGTCATCATTGGCGCCGGCTTCGCCGGCATGTACGCCGCACTGTCCGCTGCTCGGCTGCGTGACATCAAGGGCGCCTCGCCCGATCAGCTCGAGATCGCGCTGGTCGCACCACAGCCGACACTCGTTGTTCGCCCGCGGCTTTACGAGCCAAAGCCCGAGACGTTGACGGCGCCACTGCTGGACGTGCTCAAGGCGGTCGATGTCGTCTACGTGCAGGGCGCCGCCGAGACGGTGGATACCAAAGCGCGCGAAGTGGGCATTGCGACGCCCGGTGGGAAGCGAACGAAGCTCTCCTATGATCGTCTGGTCGTGGCCACCGGCAGCCGGCTGTTCCGCCCGAACATTCCCGGCCTTGCCGAGCACGGCTTCAGCGTCGACTCGCTCGACGACGCGATCGCGCTCGACCGGCATCTGCAACATTTGGTGAGCTGGCCGATATCGGACATGCGCGACACCGTCGTGATCGCGGGCGGCGGATTCACGGGCATCGAGGCGGCAACCGAAATGCCGGCGCGACTCTGCAAGAGCCTGGGCCG harbors:
- a CDS encoding methyl-accepting chemotaxis protein yields the protein MIKLKSIAARLILAIALTVAVACAILSGFSITQQRALTRMALDQQLKLQYESVIAAIDYEGRAALAVSSVIASLPPVGDAIAKGDRDGLAALLGDANKSLKAQGIPLITFQLPPAIAFYRVHAPKTFGDDVSTRRETVVEAIKTGRSIVGVEPGREALGIFGMTPIMRDGKSVANVDVGAAFGKEFVERAKKRFGIDLAVYSLDGKTLNKLSSTFGSTVVTPLDQLKGAVDGTSVRHEAELDGHPVEVYAGPIKNYAGAPVGVLEIIKDTTEYEAAFATAERNLILGTVAILAAAIVLALLLGRGLSRPLTAITAVMNRLSSGDTSVTIPGSERPDELGTMAKAVEMFRRNMLESVAMREAQEADKAKAEVEKQALQRQMADRFEADVKGVVAAVARATEGMQSVAGEITASVNGTSQRASAAATASEEASTSVNAVAAATEELASSVSEIGRQVTHSSQVASGAVVKAAETTEMVTSLAGAAERIGDVLRLISEIASQTNLLALNATIEAARAGEAGRGFAVVASEVKELASQTAKATDEIASQVSAIQAATGNCVTAISSISGTIREISGITTTIAAAVEEQGSATREIARSVQQASAGTTDVSANVAGASQAADQSRALAGNVMAASGELGQHASALKTSVDTFLAGLRAA
- a CDS encoding efflux RND transporter periplasmic adaptor subunit, with translation MLGPVLLALASLPCAAIADDEVKLTATQAQNLGVRVTHPISSRTDQTLPYPAQIVIPTPQLWVVSAPVAGMVTNLAVARGDRVIAGQKLVTLQSPSFVSLQRDYLQAVAQEVLANNQLRRNADLFEGKAVPQRVLEASQTEARQAGIVLAERRQMLHLSGMSDEAVSRLINDAAISATLTVHAPQAASVVDIAVSPGQRLEQAAPLVKLARLSPVWAEIAIPASSIRAVQAGAKVEIEGYDAPGRVILVSETTDAASQTILVRAEMPNEGGGLRPGQTATARISFLSAGESAWEIPYSGLVRRGEQTSVFVAIAGGFRLVPVTLLAEDQDHVVVAGPISDKDEIAIGGISALRGILSRLGAGQ
- a CDS encoding efflux RND transporter permease subunit, with product MLQRLVAFALSQRLFVALGVLLLVGAAAVFLPGLPIDAFPDVSPVQVKIIMKAPGLTPEEVEQRITVPIELELLGLPDKKILRSTTKYALADITVDFEDGTDIYWARNQVSERLSNIARDFPEGVSGGLAPITSPLGEMFMFTIDSAELSLAERRTLLDWVIRPALRTVPGVADVNSLGGHVRAFEIVPLADALAARGISSELFRRAIEANSRNDGAGRVNQGEDSSLVRIEGSIRTIDDIRAIVIDTREGVPIRVNDVARVRVGALTRYGAVSSDGHGETVEGLVLGLRGANAGQLVRDVRARLEELQPSLPKGVSINVFYDRSRLVGRAVGTVVRALGEATVLVVVLLLLFLGNWRASLVIALSLPLAIVIALLAMRAVGMSANLMSLGGLAIAIGMLIDALVVVVENIVGNLGKHEPGKGPPLIHIIFRSVCEVLQPVASGVLIIIIVFVPLLTLQGLEGKLFIPVALAIIFALAGSLLLALTVVPVATSFLLKSASHGDPLLIRLAQRVYAPALDWALENERKVVFVALLGLVAAGYAYTQLGKTFMPTMDEGDVIVSVETLPSVNLDESMAINARLQAALMKVPDVAGIVARTGSDELGLDPMGPNQTDTFLVLKPVDERKTRDRTELLQVLRDVLADFPGLSLSFTQPIDMRVQEMISGVRGDVAVKIFGTDIGQLNNIATKLSAILSSIDGAEDVYTTINEGAQYYTVAVNRMEAGRLGLTVDAISNALRTQIEGRIIGTALEDGRRTPILVRGSETTREAPTLLASLPLTLSSGQHVALSQVARIQRVDGPVKIDRENGNRMSVVRANVRGRDMVGFVQAAQQKVTTELPLPKGYRLTWGGQFENQQRAAARLSIVVPVAIGLIFVLLFTTFGSVRHALLVLVNIPFALIGGVFALVSTGEYLSVPASVGFIALLGIAVLNGVVLVSYFNQLRAHGLAEERIVIDGARRRLRPVLMTASITALGLIPLLFATGPGSEIQRPLAIVVIGGLLSSTLLTLILLPILYRRFGGTAKAAR
- a CDS encoding DUF3240 family protein, encoding MTSEAVCLTLIAARQLRDELFDYLSEQTDLVPGFTASDAAGHGANVRLQSPEERVKGHADQVLVRIVLPNAAAERLLERLKVSFAGTNLVYWVMPVADFGIIE
- a CDS encoding winged helix-turn-helix domain-containing tetratricopeptide repeat protein, translated to MRFLFENYCLDAERRELTCGTELVAIGPKVFDLLLFLVRNRDQVVSRDDLLAAVWDGRIVSESTLTSHVNAVRKALGDTGKEQRLIRTVSRKGMRFVGDVREDAPLARAAAAPSAIAIEAPAPILSLPDSPSIAVLPFRNLSGDAGQDYFADGVVEDIITALSRIRWLFVIARNSSFTYKGRTVNEKQVGRELGVRYVVEGSVRHAAGRVRITGQLVDAATGIHLWAERFEGTLDDIFELQDQIAISIVGAIASQLERAEIERARRKPTGNLSAYDHYLRAMPHLHRGTREAIDDALPLFHKAIALDPEFASAHAMAAWCHCWRKINGWMTDQPRESAEGIRLARLAMELGKDDAVALTRAGHTLAHLAGDVDGALALLDKALLLNPNLAAAWFLGGFLRAERGDPEAAIEFLTRAMRFSPLDPEMFRMQAGMAMSHLFAGRFELALSWGEQSLRQLPSFVFVAVIIAACHGLAGQAEQARDAADHLRKLDPAFRISRLDGWIPIRRPEHRASLANGLRLAGLPE
- a CDS encoding SDR family oxidoreductase → MKIVIIGGTGLIGAKLAAVLCEKGHDVVQASPRSGVDAVTGEGLDRALSGADIVVDVANSPSFEDRAVLAFFETSTRNLLAAEAVAKVRHHVALSIVGTDRLPECGYFRAKLAQENLIRSSTIPFSILRATQFFEFIGGIVDSSSDGQTARLSPALFQPVASDDVAAALADVTLADPINGMIELAGPEQLSLDEFGRKYLAATRDPRKVVADIHARYFGAELDDRSLTPGSNPRIGAIRFEDWLGTRRK
- a CDS encoding helix-turn-helix domain-containing protein, with amino-acid sequence MTKPVSHDRSREEPAATSEPRQASPAAADRPLADAEMARVLGTEPFRMALDSSGGGIAHWRHDPLHDVVAPMTHHVIMAYNGAVQRMERRSGRFVSAGTFRPGVVIIIPEGASSRWDIPKPVDVVQLYLPHKTLMRVADEADTARPIDLLERTAHPDPITSRLLLSAADVLEGNETLDSLFRQQLTDLLATRLLAAHAGAPSTVRPVVGGLAPKVLMRAIERLRSESDADVSLATLAADAGLSRFHFCRAFKESTGLSPHAWLRQHRLEQAMQMLRETDASVVTVAAALGYASQTAFAAAFKRLTGETPTGWRRRGR
- a CDS encoding alpha/beta fold hydrolase; protein product: MAWNVPLNQLANTSRRKVLATSVMSAISLSVRSSTATGEESSRSTSAAQWIDPTTSVTTKDGVRIFYKDWGPKSAQPIVFHHGWPLCADDWDTQMLYFAGKGYRVIAHDRRGHGRSSQVGDGHDMDHYAADVAAVVDHLDLRNAIHVGHSTGGGEAVRYVARYGRDRVARLVLISAVPPLMLKTEDNPGGVPIEVLDDLRRQLATNRPRFYLDFASGPFYGYNRPGAAASQAVIWNRWRQGMMGGAKAHYDGIKAFSETDFTEDLKSVAVPTLVLHGDDDQIVPIADSAPLSAKLLRNSKLKIYQGLPHGMCTTHAGVVNAELSAFFAA